Sequence from the Egibacter rhizosphaerae genome:
AGCCTCGCCCGGAGCGAGCACCGGGGCGACGCAGGCGTCCCGGTCCGCGAACACGGCTTCCCAGTGGGCGCGCGTGCGGCTGCCGAAGATCTCCGCGAGTTCGCGTCGCTGCCCGGGCCAGTGGGCGAGGTCGTGCTGGGGCCAACGCTCCGGGTCCAGATCGAGGGCCTCGAGCAGCTCCGCGTAGAACGGTGGCTCCAGGGCGCCCACGGCGATGTACTCCCCGTCCGCGGTCTCGTAGGTCCGGTAGAAGGGGGCGGCACCGTCCAGGAGGTTGGCCTCCCGCTGGTCGCTCCACAGTCCGGCGGCGCGCATGCCGTGCAGCATCGCCGTCTGCGCGGCCGCCCCGTCGATCATCGCCGCGTCGACGACCTCGCCCTCCCCGCTCGCCCGGGCGCGGAGGATCGCGGCGAGCACGCCGAAGGCCAGCAGGAACCCGCCCCCGCCGAAGTCCCCGACGTAGTTCAGCGGCGGGGGAGGGGGGTGGTCCGGCGGTCCGATGGGGTGCAGGGCACCGGCCAGCGCGATGTAGTCGAGATCGTGACCCGCCCGGGACGCGCGTGGGCCTGTCTGTCCCCATCCCGTGATCCGTCCGTAGACGAGCGCCGGGTTCGCCGGATGCAGGTCGCGGGGCCCGACGCCCAGCCGTTCGGCGACACCCGGTCGGAACCCCTCGATAAGGGCGTCGGCGCGGGTGGCGAGGCGCGCGACCAGCTCGGCGGCCCCCGGCGCCTTGAGGTCGATCGCGATCGACCTCCGGCTGCGCAGGAGCGGGTCGCTGTTCGCCCCGGGCCGGGGTTCCCCGGGACGATCGATGCGGATCACCTCCGCCCCGGCGTCCGCGAGCACCATCGCGGCGAACGGCCCGGGTCCGATGCCCGCGAGCTCGAGGATCCGCAGCCCGGCAAGAGGTCCGGTGGCGGTCGGGGGACGGGTCTGGGGGTCGGCCTGAGGGTCGGGGGTGCTCACGCGTGTCCTCCGGACGATGGCGACGTCACGCGGTACGCCGCGTCGCTCGCGCGGCGCAGCGGGGACGCCAGCCTCGCACGTCGTCTCAGCGTCGGTCGTGTTGCTCGCTGCGTCGAGCGATGCGCGGGGGCGGCTCCACGACGACCGGTCCGGTGGTGACCCCGAGGAGGGGGAGCTGCACGGTCGCGGCCGTGCCTGCGGTGGGGCCGTCATCGATCGTGACCTCGCCGCCCAGCGCTCGCACCAGCGCGCGCACGATGAAGAGGCCGAGACCGGCACCGCTGGTGCGCATCCGCAGCGGGTCCTCGAGGCGCTCGAACCGCTCGAACACGCGATCGCGGTCCTCGAGCGGCACTCCCGGGCCCTCGTCGATCACGCGGATCTCCACGTGCTCGTCGCGTTCGATCACGTGCACGGAGATCGTCCCCCCGGTGGGGCTGAACTTGCCCGCGTTGTCGAGCAGGTTGGCGAGGACCTGCTGCAGTCGGAGCGCGTCGGTCGTGCCGAGGAGGGACTCCGGTCCCTCGTACGCGACGACGTGCTCGGGGAGCGACTCCTGGGCCCGGTCGACCTCCCCGCGCACGACCTGCACGAGGTCGGCCGTCGCCGGCACGACCCGCGGTGGGTCGCTGCCCTGCGAGGAGAGTTGCGCAACGAGGATGAGGTCCTCGACGAGGCGCCCCAGGTGATCGGCGCGGTTCTCGATCTGGTCGAGCAGCCGCTGCCGCTGGTGCTGGTCCAGGCGGTCGGCGCGTTGGGAGAGGAGCTGCGCGCTCGCCTTGATGGGCGTCAGCGGGGTGCGCAGCTCGTGGCTGACGATCGCGAGCATGTCGTCCTTGGCCTGAGCGACGCGGCGCTCCTCGGTCACGTCGTGCACGACCGCGACCGACAATCGGCCGAGCCCGGCGTCGTCGACGCTCGCGATCGCGACACGCCAGATCCGCCCGTCGTCGGTGTTGGTGTTGGGGCGGATGACGTCGTGCACTCCCGGATCCTGCCAGGGGCCGGGCCCCAGGACGTCGTGGACCTGTTGGTGCCGGCCGTCGGTGGTCCCCGTGAGGCTCGCCATCGCGTCGTTCCACAGCCGGACGATCCCGTCGTCGTCGAGCACGAGGATCCCGTCGGCGGTCCCGCCAACGACCGCCTCGAGGGTCGCGCGTTCCTGCTCGAGCGCCATCGAGGCCGCGGCGCGGTCCAGGTGCACGCGTGCCGAGCGGGCGAACCGCTCCAGCCAGGGCAGCAGCTCGTCAGCGGTGGCCGCGCCTTCGCCCCACGCGACGAGCACGCCGGGACCGAAGGGCACCGCGAGGGCGCGCTCCTCGCCGAGGAGGCCGAAGTCCGCCAGCGTGCCCCGCTGGGGATCGGCCTCCCCGTCGACAGGGCACGAGCCACTGCCCTCCGGTGCGCCGGCCCGCCAGCGACCGTCGTGCCACAGCGCCGCCGACAGGCCGAGCGTCGTGCGCACCCCCTCGCTGATGAGGCGGCTCACCTCGACCGGGTCGCGAGCCTCGGCGAGATTGCGTTCCACCTCGACGAGGAGATCAGATCGGTTCCGCAGCCGTTGCTCGGAGGTCTGCGCTCGGCTGGCCAGGTGGAGGAGGATGAGCGGCGCGGCCATCGCGGCGAGCGCGAACGGCGCGTTGACCCAGAGCACCAGGACGAGGACGGCGAACGCCCCGTTGCAGGCCGGGACGAGCGCGCTGGTGGGTGCGAGCTGCTGCGCGAGACGGAGCGGGTTGCGCTGGGTCACGAACCCCGTGATCAGCGCGATGAGGACGCTGTTCGCGACGATGAACAGGGCCACCGCCAGCGCGAAGCCGAGGACCGTTCGCGAGTCGAGCCGCAGCGGGTCGTCGGCGATCGAGAACAGCGTGATCGCGGCCAGGCTCGCGCAGACGGTGTACTGCGCGCAGTTGAACAGGACCTTGATCGGCTCCGTCCGCTCGAGGAGCTGGGCGATGAGGATGCCGAGGAGCGCGCCCAGCGCCACGTTGCCCGGGGCGGTGAACGCGAGTGCCGCGAACACCGCGGTGTCCGCGAGCGCGAAGCGGATCGTGTTGTCGTTGCGACTGTCGATGTCGAGACCGAACCGCTCGCCCAGGACCATCGAGGCCGCGATGGCCACGACCGGTACCGGCGACATCGCGGCCGGGGCCAGGGCGATCGCGGCCGCGCAGAGCGCGACCGCGGCGGCGGTGACCAGCCAGATGAGGCGCTGCGCTGAGCGTGGTAGCTCCCGGAGCGCCTCACGGATGCCGGTCACGCCATGCTCACTCGTCGACGATGAGGTTCCAGGAATCGGCGCGCCAGCTCAGGATATCCCAATCGTCGCTCCGCCAGCTCAGGATCTCGGTCTCGAGTTCCCTCCAGCTGAGGATGTCCCAGTCCTCACTGCGCCAGCTGAGGATGTCCCAGTCGTCGCCGCGCCAGCTGAGGATGTCCCAGGCGTCGCTGTAGCGCAGCTGCGCCCAGTCGTCGGCGGTCCAGACGCTCGCGTGCCAGTCGGCCGCGGTCCAGACGCCGCCCTGCCAGTCCTCGGCTCGCCAGCTCAGGATGTCCCAGGTCACGGCGGGGTGCCGCCACTCGGGGGGGTCGTCCCAGCGCGCCGCGGCCCAACCGTCGGCCTTCCAGCCTCCGTCGCTCCACTCGGCGGGTTCCCACTGGGCGGTCGCCGGCATCGGCAGGAGCCCCAGGGCCCGGCGGACCGCGCGGTCGCGGACCTCGCCGGCCCGGCCCCGGGCCTGGTCGCGGGCCTCGTCGGCACGGTCGCGCGCCTCGTTGGCGCGGTCCCTGGCCTGCTCGCGGGCCTGGTCGGCGCGGTCCTGACCGTCCGTGCGGGCTTGGTCGGCCCGGTCGCGGGCATGGTCGACCCCGTTGTGCCCGGCGGCGTTGCCGTGCCCGTGGTCGCCCTGCTGCCCGGGCGGGCCGGGCCGATCGGGCGGCCCCGGAAGGTCCGGTGGCCCGGGCGGGTCCGGGAGGTTCGGGGGTCCGGGCAGCGGCTCCTGCAGCTCCTCGGGGCGCTCGCCCTCGATGCCGTCGACGGCGGCGAGGACCCCGGGGGCGTCGACGATCCGCTGCCCGTCGCTCTCGTTGCTGCCGTCCAGCAGCGCCTCGGTGAGCTCCAGCCCGTCGAGCCCGGGGTTCTCCGCGGAGGCGAGGGCCGCGGTCCCGGCGACCAGCGCGGTCGAGATCGAGGTGCCGCTGCCTCGCAGCAGCCCTTGCTCCAGGCGCGCGATGCCGCCGTCGTTGTCTTCCTCCTCCGCCTGATTCCGCGCGTTCACGCCGAGGATCGACTCCGGGTCGTGATGGCTGATCACCTCGACGCCGGGGGCGTAGATCCGGGGGGCCTCGTCTCCCACGCGGTTGTGTCCGCTCCCGGAGAACTCCTCCCCGTCGGAGGCGCCGACCGCGAGCGTGCCGGGGCTCGTCGCCGGCGAGGAGAGATTGTCCGGGCCGTCGTTCCCCGACGCCGTGACGAGCAGGACCCCGTTGGCGCCGAGGCGCTGGGTCGCGATGTCGAGCAGCTGCCCGGCGGCGTTGTCCGGGTCCACGCCGAGGGCCAGCGATCCCACGCGGATCCCCAGGTCACGGCCGGGGCCGTGCAACCACTCGAGGGCGGCGAGGACCGTTCCGAGGTCGGTGTCGCCATCCTGGTCGCCGACCTTCAGGGACAGGATCCCCGTGTCCGGCGCGATGCCGGGCATCGAGTTCCCGCTCGCCGCGATGAGCGACGCCATGAAGGTGCCGTGCCCGTAGCCGTCGCCGCCGCCGCTGTCGGTGAAATCGACCTCGCCCGCGATCGATCCCTCCAGGGCCTCGATGTCGGCCACGCCGGTGTCGATCAGGGCCACCAGCCCGTCCCCGCCGGTCTGCGTGTCCCAGGCTTCGGTCGCCCCGATGGTCTCGAGGGCCTCGTGAGGGCCTTCCAGACCGGTGGTGTGCGTGGTCGCGCCCTCGCTGGAGCTCGTCTCGTCACTGTCGGGGGCGACGTACTCGCCGCCCGAGGGATCGTCCGCGGTCTGCCACGACAGGGGTGTGTCGGCGGCCACGCCACCCTCGGGGCGCTCGGAACTGCGGATCAGGAGCGCGTCGGCGACGAGGAGCGGGGTCACGACCTCGGCATCGCCAGGAAGGTCCGCGCTCGCGGGCACGATCCATTCGGTCGCGCCGGCGTCGTGGGGTCCTGCTCCGCCCGCGTGCGCCGGGGCGCCGACCGGAAGGGTCAGCGCGATCAGCGCAGCGAGGGCGACGAGGCCGGCGAGCACCCTCCGACCGGTGGATGGGGCGTGAGTCCCTCGCATGGCGGCACCTCGGGGTCGTTATCGGCGTTGGGACTGGTTACTGGGAGTGATCGGCATGTTACCCCAGATGCTCCAGGCTCACGTCGCGTTTGACTCGAAGTGACTAGTCCGCAGATGGTC
This genomic interval carries:
- a CDS encoding sensor histidine kinase — translated: MTGIREALRELPRSAQRLIWLVTAAAVALCAAAIALAPAAMSPVPVVAIAASMVLGERFGLDIDSRNDNTIRFALADTAVFAALAFTAPGNVALGALLGILIAQLLERTEPIKVLFNCAQYTVCASLAAITLFSIADDPLRLDSRTVLGFALAVALFIVANSVLIALITGFVTQRNPLRLAQQLAPTSALVPACNGAFAVLVLVLWVNAPFALAAMAAPLILLHLASRAQTSEQRLRNRSDLLVEVERNLAEARDPVEVSRLISEGVRTTLGLSAALWHDGRWRAGAPEGSGSCPVDGEADPQRGTLADFGLLGEERALAVPFGPGVLVAWGEGAATADELLPWLERFARSARVHLDRAAASMALEQERATLEAVVGGTADGILVLDDDGIVRLWNDAMASLTGTTDGRHQQVHDVLGPGPWQDPGVHDVIRPNTNTDDGRIWRVAIASVDDAGLGRLSVAVVHDVTEERRVAQAKDDMLAIVSHELRTPLTPIKASAQLLSQRADRLDQHQRQRLLDQIENRADHLGRLVEDLILVAQLSSQGSDPPRVVPATADLVQVVRGEVDRAQESLPEHVVAYEGPESLLGTTDALRLQQVLANLLDNAGKFSPTGGTISVHVIERDEHVEIRVIDEGPGVPLEDRDRVFERFERLEDPLRMRTSGAGLGLFIVRALVRALGGEVTIDDGPTAGTAATVQLPLLGVTTGPVVVEPPPRIARRSEQHDRR
- a CDS encoding S8 family serine peptidase, whose amino-acid sequence is MRGTHAPSTGRRVLAGLVALAALIALTLPVGAPAHAGGAGPHDAGATEWIVPASADLPGDAEVVTPLLVADALLIRSSERPEGGVAADTPLSWQTADDPSGGEYVAPDSDETSSSEGATTHTTGLEGPHEALETIGATEAWDTQTGGDGLVALIDTGVADIEALEGSIAGEVDFTDSGGGDGYGHGTFMASLIAASGNSMPGIAPDTGILSLKVGDQDGDTDLGTVLAALEWLHGPGRDLGIRVGSLALGVDPDNAAGQLLDIATQRLGANGVLLVTASGNDGPDNLSSPATSPGTLAVGASDGEEFSGSGHNRVGDEAPRIYAPGVEVISHHDPESILGVNARNQAEEEDNDGGIARLEQGLLRGSGTSISTALVAGTAALASAENPGLDGLELTEALLDGSNESDGQRIVDAPGVLAAVDGIEGERPEELQEPLPGPPNLPDPPGPPDLPGPPDRPGPPGQQGDHGHGNAAGHNGVDHARDRADQARTDGQDRADQAREQARDRANEARDRADEARDQARGRAGEVRDRAVRRALGLLPMPATAQWEPAEWSDGGWKADGWAAARWDDPPEWRHPAVTWDILSWRAEDWQGGVWTAADWHASVWTADDWAQLRYSDAWDILSWRGDDWDILSWRSEDWDILSWRELETEILSWRSDDWDILSWRADSWNLIVDE
- a CDS encoding CaiB/BaiF CoA transferase family protein; the encoded protein is MSTPDPQADPQTRPPTATGPLAGLRILELAGIGPGPFAAMVLADAGAEVIRIDRPGEPRPGANSDPLLRSRRSIAIDLKAPGAAELVARLATRADALIEGFRPGVAERLGVGPRDLHPANPALVYGRITGWGQTGPRASRAGHDLDYIALAGALHPIGPPDHPPPPPLNYVGDFGGGGFLLAFGVLAAILRARASGEGEVVDAAMIDGAAAQTAMLHGMRAAGLWSDQREANLLDGAAPFYRTYETADGEYIAVGALEPPFYAELLEALDLDPERWPQHDLAHWPGQRRELAEIFGSRTRAHWEAVFADRDACVAPVLAPGEAPEHPHHRERRTFVDVGGVTQPAPAPRFAGAGEAIPVPPKVPGADTFEVLADAGLGTVELTRLHHAGVVWTPDEG